In Cellvibrio polysaccharolyticus, a genomic segment contains:
- a CDS encoding PEP-CTERM sorting domain-containing protein (PEP-CTERM proteins occur, often in large numbers, in the proteomes of bacteria that also encode an exosortase, a predicted intramembrane cysteine proteinase. The presence of a PEP-CTERM domain at a protein's C-terminus predicts cleavage within the sorting domain, followed by covalent anchoring to some some component of the (usually Gram-negative) cell surface. Many PEP-CTERM proteins exhibit an unusual sequence composition that includes large numbers of potential glycosylation sites. Expression of one such protein has been shown restore the ability of a bacterium to form floc, a type of biofilm.) — MSSSWKTGLVGVAMALCASSVSAWVITCLPNGQRPVTLIDAIDCTIQDPINLNGAHDINALFGIYDWMKGGKLNSQSSKNLFSLISDSLDTRVTGASHTGASFPQAYNRSAIAMPFGPGGGNSNTSAWLITPGETSGAFTDKDVAAVDRGLTNDVLFGSNSPEVKLPEPNIALLLMTGLVSIFLIRRRIAS; from the coding sequence ATGTCCAGCTCATGGAAAACTGGCCTTGTTGGTGTGGCGATGGCACTGTGCGCTTCTTCGGTCAGTGCCTGGGTAATTACCTGTTTACCGAATGGTCAGCGTCCGGTGACGCTGATCGATGCAATTGATTGCACAATACAAGACCCGATCAACCTGAATGGCGCGCATGATATTAATGCGCTATTTGGCATCTACGACTGGATGAAAGGAGGCAAATTAAATAGTCAGAGCAGCAAGAATTTGTTTTCGCTAATTTCAGATTCCCTGGATACCAGAGTAACTGGAGCTTCGCACACCGGTGCATCATTCCCCCAAGCCTACAACCGTTCAGCAATTGCTATGCCTTTTGGTCCGGGTGGTGGTAATTCGAATACATCTGCCTGGCTGATAACACCCGGTGAAACTTCTGGTGCGTTTACGGATAAAGACGTTGCAGCAGTTGATAGGGGTTTAACCAATGATGTTTTGTTTGGCTCCAATTCGCCCGAAGTAAAACTGCCTGAACCTAATATCGCTTTATTGTTGATGACCGGGCTAGTGTCTATTTTTTTAATACGTCGTCGTATTGCCAGCTAG
- a CDS encoding PEP-CTERM sorting domain-containing protein (PEP-CTERM proteins occur, often in large numbers, in the proteomes of bacteria that also encode an exosortase, a predicted intramembrane cysteine proteinase. The presence of a PEP-CTERM domain at a protein's C-terminus predicts cleavage within the sorting domain, followed by covalent anchoring to some some component of the (usually Gram-negative) cell surface. Many PEP-CTERM proteins exhibit an unusual sequence composition that includes large numbers of potential glycosylation sites. Expression of one such protein has been shown restore the ability of a bacterium to form floc, a type of biofilm.), giving the protein MSSSWKIGLVGVVMALCASSVSAGVVTCLPNNQRVATLSDAVECRTQNSINLNDSNDINALYGTSYNWMKEGELTNQGSNDLFSLTTNSWGTNVTGTWYIDASFWDLYSRAVITMHVGQGGGNPDAFAWLITPGETSGSFTYKRVSGGGGGLSNMFLFGSGTPEVKVPEPNIALLLMTGLLSIFFIRRRVAC; this is encoded by the coding sequence ATGTCCAGCTCATGGAAAATTGGTCTTGTTGGTGTGGTGATGGCACTGTGTGCTTCTTCTGTCAGTGCTGGTGTAGTCACCTGTTTACCGAATAATCAGCGCGTAGCAACGCTGAGCGATGCGGTTGAGTGCAGAACGCAAAACTCAATCAACCTGAATGATTCGAATGATATTAATGCGCTTTATGGCACCAGCTACAACTGGATGAAAGAAGGCGAATTAACCAACCAGGGCAGCAACGATCTGTTTTCGCTGACTACCAATTCCTGGGGTACCAACGTAACAGGAACCTGGTATATCGATGCGTCATTCTGGGATTTATACAGCCGTGCGGTTATTACCATGCACGTCGGTCAGGGCGGTGGTAATCCGGATGCATTTGCCTGGTTGATTACACCCGGTGAAACTTCAGGTTCGTTTACTTACAAAAGAGTTTCTGGCGGTGGTGGCGGTTTATCCAATATGTTTTTATTTGGCTCCGGCACACCCGAAGTAAAAGTACCCGAACCTAATATCGCTTTATTGTTGATGACCGGGTTGTTGTCGATTTTCTTTATACGTCGCCGTGTTGCCTGCTAA
- a CDS encoding cation diffusion facilitator family transporter yields MSHSHHHDHPHSHNSSHDHDHDHDHDHDHDHDHSHAINVTADSQRRVLLVMLLTGSYLIVQVIGGILSGSLALLADAGHMLSDTAALALAWIAFRLGTRPADHRRSFGYSRFQILAAFVNGLTLFLIAGWIVFEAIQRLQAPGPVLAGPMLVVAIIGLLVNIIGFVILHRGDRHNVNMRGALLHVMGDLLGSVAAIVAALVIMATGWTAIDPILAVLVALLILRSAWDLVKRSAHILLEGTPEGLNPTEVIQDLTDQVPGVINVHHLHIWALTGEKILASLHVQVADNTDNAALLCAIQQRLQDRFNIGHCTIQVETSACAISGEKCTP; encoded by the coding sequence ATGAGTCACTCGCATCATCACGATCATCCCCACAGCCACAATTCCTCCCATGACCATGACCATGACCATGACCATGACCATGACCATGACCATGACCACAGCCATGCTATCAACGTAACCGCCGACAGCCAGCGCCGGGTTTTGCTGGTGATGCTGCTGACCGGCAGCTATCTCATTGTGCAGGTGATTGGCGGTATTCTTTCGGGCTCGCTGGCGCTGCTGGCCGATGCCGGCCATATGCTGTCAGATACCGCCGCGCTGGCGCTGGCGTGGATTGCGTTTCGGTTGGGCACGCGCCCGGCAGACCACCGCCGCAGCTTTGGCTATTCCCGCTTTCAAATTCTCGCCGCCTTCGTCAACGGGCTTACCTTGTTTCTCATTGCCGGCTGGATTGTTTTTGAAGCCATCCAGCGCCTGCAAGCGCCAGGCCCGGTATTGGCAGGGCCGATGCTGGTGGTAGCGATTATCGGGCTGCTGGTGAATATTATTGGCTTTGTGATTCTGCACCGGGGCGACCGCCACAACGTGAATATGCGCGGTGCGCTGTTGCATGTAATGGGGGATTTGCTGGGTTCGGTGGCCGCCATCGTCGCGGCGCTGGTGATTATGGCCACCGGCTGGACCGCCATCGACCCGATTCTGGCAGTACTGGTGGCACTACTGATTCTGCGCAGCGCCTGGGATCTGGTAAAACGCTCCGCCCATATTCTGCTGGAAGGCACCCCGGAAGGTCTGAACCCGACCGAGGTCATTCAGGATTTGACCGATCAGGTTCCCGGCGTGATCAACGTACACCACCTGCATATCTGGGCGTTGACCGGCGAAAAAATCCTCGCCAGCCTGCATGTGCAAGTGGCAGACAATACCGATAACGCCGCCCTGCTGTGCGCCATTCAGCAACGACTGCAAGACCGCTTCAATATCGGCCACTGCACCATACAAGTAGAAACGTCTGCTTGCGCTATCTCTGGAGAAAAATGCACCCCCTGA
- a CDS encoding mechanosensitive ion channel family protein, whose translation MKEPLFNWLESLGLTITPAIGTAIILAIILFTALVIHIVLHHGVLPVIDRQTGRNEHWLHTALFKNKLFSRLVLTFQGVVLFVQARLWLDAGSGALEIIEVFTHLWILLFVLLSLFSLFDTLTTLLDRLPSTRKFPTRGIMQSLKLVAAFLMVIFAISLLIGKSPLLLFSGLGAMSAVLLLVFKDPIMGLVAGIQLSANNMLAVGDWLEMPKYGADGFVTDINLTTVKVDNWDRTTTTVPTYALISDSFKNWRGMFDSGGRRIKRSVYIDATSVHFLAEEDIARLRRAHLLSEYIETRLTDIEQDNSARGVDPSSPVNGRRLTNLGTFRAYLTAYIRAHNGINQDMIQMVRQLSSGDTGIPLEIYAFTANTAWVAHEGVQADIFDHIFAVLPEFGLRLYQNPTGHDMRSMIANIPRQPAD comes from the coding sequence ATGAAAGAACCGCTGTTTAACTGGCTGGAATCACTTGGCCTGACCATCACACCGGCAATCGGCACCGCGATTATTCTTGCCATTATTCTGTTCACCGCACTGGTGATTCACATTGTTCTGCACCATGGCGTGTTGCCGGTTATTGACCGGCAGACCGGCCGCAACGAACACTGGCTGCATACCGCGCTTTTCAAAAACAAACTGTTTAGCCGCCTGGTGCTTACCTTTCAAGGGGTGGTGCTGTTTGTACAGGCGCGTTTGTGGCTGGATGCGGGTTCGGGCGCGTTGGAAATTATTGAAGTGTTCACGCACCTGTGGATTCTGCTGTTTGTTTTGTTATCGCTGTTTTCACTGTTTGATACCTTAACCACGCTGCTGGATCGACTGCCCTCTACCCGCAAATTTCCTACCCGCGGGATTATGCAAAGTTTGAAGCTGGTCGCCGCATTTTTGATGGTGATCTTTGCTATTTCGCTGCTGATCGGCAAATCACCGCTGCTGTTATTCAGTGGTTTGGGGGCCATGAGTGCGGTACTGTTATTGGTATTCAAAGACCCGATTATGGGCCTGGTTGCCGGCATTCAACTCTCAGCGAACAATATGCTGGCGGTGGGCGACTGGCTGGAAATGCCGAAATACGGCGCTGACGGTTTTGTAACGGATATCAACCTGACCACGGTGAAGGTCGATAACTGGGATCGCACCACCACCACCGTGCCCACCTATGCGCTGATTTCCGACTCCTTCAAAAACTGGCGTGGCATGTTTGATTCGGGCGGTCGCCGCATCAAACGCTCGGTATATATTGACGCTACCAGCGTGCATTTTCTGGCAGAAGAAGATATTGCCCGCCTGCGCCGTGCGCACTTGCTAAGCGAATATATTGAAACCCGCCTCACCGATATCGAACAGGATAATTCGGCGCGCGGTGTTGATCCGTCGTCGCCGGTTAACGGTCGTCGGCTTACCAACCTGGGCACCTTCCGCGCCTATTTGACCGCTTACATTCGTGCACATAACGGCATTAATCAGGACATGATTCAAATGGTGCGCCAGCTCAGCTCCGGCGATACCGGTATTCCGCTGGAAATTTATGCCTTTACCGCCAACACCGCCTGGGTGGCGCACGAAGGGGTTCAGGCGGATATTTTCGACCATATTTTTGCGGTATTACCGGAGTTCGGTTTGCGCCTGTACCAAAACCCGACCGGCCACGATATGCGCAGCATGATCGCCAATATCCCCCGTCAACCGGCCGACTGA
- a CDS encoding Bcr/CflA family efflux MFS transporter: MHTAQPRIGLIILLASVIAITPLAVDMYLPAMPIMALSMDTHISQIQQSLSIFLAAYATGMLLFGPLADRFGRRPLAMLGLSGFAIASLALTQVDSIEWFLLWRSVQALSGAAATVVVPGIIRYLYQEHTAKGMSYMSLIMMIAPLAAPAIGSLILWIGHWHGIFLLLAIYAITIAILCWRWLPEIRPEASDTPKPGFIESYATVFSRRHTRPLIATILFTSFSFFCFLTAVPFVYIQYFGANEQMFSVLFGLNVCLLMLANTVNSRVVTRVGPEVMLKIGLGGALVFATALCTVIFLELGLWPAVLCIGPLMASLSLVSTNTDAMIIMQFPDHSGTATAVTGTLRFGAGALAGPLLAWCYTGTPVPFALLMSSGVVGVLCCRLWARRYHQHR, from the coding sequence ATGCATACCGCTCAACCCCGCATTGGCCTCATTATTTTGCTGGCCAGCGTTATCGCTATTACACCGCTCGCTGTGGATATGTATCTGCCCGCCATGCCGATCATGGCGCTCAGCATGGACACCCACATCAGCCAGATTCAGCAATCGCTGAGCATCTTTCTCGCCGCCTACGCCACCGGCATGCTGCTATTCGGCCCACTGGCAGATCGCTTTGGCCGCCGTCCGCTGGCCATGCTGGGGCTCTCCGGTTTTGCCATTGCCAGTCTGGCACTAACCCAAGTGGATAGCATTGAGTGGTTTCTGTTGTGGCGCTCGGTACAAGCCTTGAGCGGCGCGGCGGCCACGGTGGTGGTGCCGGGTATTATTCGTTACCTCTATCAGGAACATACCGCCAAAGGCATGTCATACATGTCGCTGATTATGATGATAGCGCCACTGGCGGCACCGGCGATTGGCAGCCTTATTCTGTGGATAGGGCATTGGCACGGTATTTTTCTGCTGCTGGCCATCTACGCCATTACCATTGCCATTCTCTGCTGGCGCTGGCTGCCGGAGATCAGACCCGAGGCCAGCGATACCCCCAAGCCGGGTTTTATTGAAAGCTATGCGACGGTGTTTTCCCGCCGCCATACCCGCCCGTTGATCGCCACCATTCTGTTTACCTCATTCAGCTTTTTCTGTTTTCTCACCGCCGTGCCCTTTGTTTACATCCAGTATTTCGGGGCCAACGAGCAGATGTTCAGCGTGTTGTTCGGTTTGAATGTGTGTTTGTTAATGCTGGCCAATACCGTCAACAGCCGCGTGGTAACGCGGGTAGGGCCGGAGGTGATGCTGAAAATTGGCCTGGGGGGTGCGCTGGTTTTCGCCACGGCGCTGTGTACTGTGATCTTTCTCGAGCTGGGCTTGTGGCCAGCGGTGCTGTGTATTGGCCCCTTGATGGCAAGCCTTTCGCTGGTGTCTACCAATACCGATGCCATGATTATTATGCAATTCCCCGATCATTCCGGCACCGCCACGGCAGTAACCGGCACCTTGCGTTTTGGCGCGGGTGCTCTGGCCGGGCCTTTACTGGCCTGGTGCTATACTGGAACGCCTGTGCCTTTTGCGCTGCTGATGAGCAGCGGCGTGGTGGGTGTATTGTGTTGCCGCCTGTGGGCACGACGCTACCACCAGCACAGATAA
- a CDS encoding glutamine amidotransferase, translating to MPSLYIIKTGSTFPTFAPDNGDFEDWVRQGLGKNADLEVRVIGANTGEALPDPEACAGIVITGSHAMVTDKEPWSEAIAAWLPALIAAEVPVLGICYGHQLLAHATGGVVGYHPHGKEIGTVPVALTENAESDDLFSGLPATFTAHATHSQTVLSLPEGAVHLASNAFEPHHAFRVGKAAWGVQFHPEFDAPIMREYIQQQAEPLRRDKQNPEELVANVSDTPVAAEVLQRFADLALKGVLK from the coding sequence ATGCCTTCGCTTTATATCATCAAAACCGGCTCTACTTTCCCGACGTTCGCGCCCGATAATGGCGATTTCGAGGATTGGGTGCGGCAAGGGCTGGGTAAAAATGCCGATCTTGAAGTGCGCGTTATTGGTGCGAACACCGGAGAAGCCTTGCCCGATCCTGAAGCCTGCGCGGGTATTGTGATTACCGGCTCCCACGCGATGGTGACGGATAAAGAGCCGTGGAGTGAAGCTATAGCCGCCTGGTTACCCGCGTTAATTGCCGCCGAGGTGCCGGTGCTGGGCATTTGCTACGGTCACCAGTTACTGGCTCATGCAACTGGCGGCGTGGTTGGCTATCACCCCCACGGGAAGGAGATTGGCACGGTGCCGGTTGCGTTAACGGAAAACGCCGAGTCGGATGATTTGTTCAGCGGTTTGCCAGCAACCTTTACCGCCCACGCGACTCATTCCCAAACCGTGTTGAGCTTGCCGGAGGGCGCGGTGCATTTGGCGAGTAATGCGTTTGAACCGCACCATGCGTTTCGGGTAGGTAAAGCGGCGTGGGGCGTTCAGTTCCACCCGGAATTCGATGCGCCGATTATGCGGGAGTATATCCAGCAACAGGCCGAACCTTTACGCCGTGATAAGCAGAATCCGGAGGAATTGGTGGCAAATGTGAGTGATACTCCGGTGGCGGCTGAGGTTCTGCAACGCTTTGCCGATTTAGCTTTGAAAGGGGTTTTGAAGTAA
- the uvrD gene encoding DNA helicase II — MDVSPLLNHLNDAQRAAVSAPAGNQLILAGAGSGKTRVLVHRIAWLIQIEQVSPWSILAVTFTNKAAREMRGRLEELFSEIGHPVNTRNMWVGTFHGLAHRLLKAHWQDANLPQNFQILDSDDQLRLIKRVYQTLNIDDEKWPHKQAQWYINGQKDEGLRPQHIEETADPFVRTMLQIYRAYEADCQRGGMVDFAELLLRAHELWLNKPHLLEHYRNRFPFILVDEFQDTNSVQYAWLRVLAGKQCFVTAVGDDDQSIYGWRGAKIENIQRFAEDFGDTETIRLEQNYRSTSTILKAANGVIAHNYGRLGKELWTDGDKGEPISLYAAFNEQDESRFIVERIQEWVRQGKPRNSCAILYRSNAQSRSLEEALLREAIPYRIYGGQRFYDRLEIKNATAYMRLLSNPHDDAAFERVINTPTRGIGGKTVDDIRQHARAADVSLWQASHNMLAHKALTARAGNALQTFVTLIETLSERASEIDLQGDTPALDEIAKMVIEDTGLLDFHQNEKGEKGQARGENLQELVNACRVFDTDESEELSPLQQFLDTAALDAGETQADEFEDAVQLMTLHSAKGLEFPLVFLAGVEEGLFPHRMSADDPDRLEEERRLCYVGITRAMEKLYISYAETRRLYGNETFNAVSRFVKEIPEGCIQEVRLKTAVSRPVSFQRGTTTRLNSKASMSDTGEGTGLQLGQRVKHALFGEGIIVHFEGNGPTARVQINFDGEGSKWLMVQYAKLEVL; from the coding sequence ATGGATGTTTCTCCCCTGCTCAACCACCTTAACGATGCGCAACGTGCGGCTGTGTCTGCACCGGCTGGCAATCAGCTGATCCTCGCGGGGGCCGGCAGTGGAAAAACCCGGGTGCTGGTGCACCGTATTGCCTGGCTGATTCAAATAGAACAGGTATCGCCCTGGTCCATTTTGGCGGTGACCTTTACCAACAAGGCGGCGCGTGAAATGCGCGGGCGGCTGGAAGAGCTGTTTAGTGAAATTGGCCACCCGGTCAACACCCGCAATATGTGGGTTGGCACCTTTCACGGCCTGGCGCATCGCTTGCTAAAAGCGCACTGGCAAGACGCCAACCTGCCGCAAAACTTCCAGATTCTCGACAGCGACGACCAGCTGCGTTTGATCAAGCGGGTGTATCAAACCCTCAATATTGATGATGAAAAATGGCCGCACAAACAGGCCCAGTGGTACATCAACGGCCAAAAAGACGAAGGTCTGCGGCCACAACATATTGAAGAAACCGCTGACCCCTTCGTGCGCACCATGCTGCAAATTTATCGCGCTTACGAAGCAGACTGCCAGCGCGGCGGCATGGTGGATTTTGCCGAGCTGCTGTTGCGCGCCCACGAACTCTGGCTGAACAAACCGCACCTGCTTGAGCACTACCGCAACCGCTTTCCGTTTATTCTGGTGGACGAATTTCAGGATACCAACAGCGTGCAATACGCCTGGCTGCGCGTGTTGGCCGGCAAGCAATGTTTTGTAACAGCGGTAGGTGACGACGACCAATCCATTTACGGTTGGCGCGGTGCCAAAATTGAAAACATCCAGCGCTTCGCTGAAGACTTTGGTGATACCGAAACCATTCGTCTGGAACAAAATTACCGCTCCACCTCCACCATCCTCAAAGCCGCCAACGGTGTTATTGCCCACAACTATGGTCGGCTGGGCAAAGAGCTGTGGACCGACGGCGACAAAGGCGAACCGATTTCGCTCTACGCGGCGTTTAATGAACAGGATGAATCGCGCTTTATTGTTGAGCGCATTCAGGAATGGGTACGCCAGGGCAAACCGCGAAACAGCTGCGCCATCTTGTACCGCTCCAACGCCCAATCGCGTTCGCTCGAAGAAGCCTTGCTGCGCGAAGCCATTCCCTACCGCATTTATGGCGGGCAACGATTCTACGATCGTCTTGAAATTAAAAACGCTACCGCTTACATGCGCTTGCTCAGCAACCCGCATGATGACGCCGCCTTTGAGCGGGTTATCAACACACCCACGCGCGGTATTGGCGGTAAAACGGTGGACGATATTCGCCAGCATGCTCGCGCTGCGGATGTTTCACTATGGCAGGCGTCGCACAATATGCTCGCGCACAAAGCACTTACTGCGCGTGCCGGTAATGCGTTGCAAACCTTCGTCACCCTGATAGAAACGCTCAGCGAGCGCGCCAGTGAAATTGATCTGCAAGGCGATACGCCAGCGCTGGATGAAATCGCCAAAATGGTGATTGAAGATACCGGCCTGCTCGACTTTCATCAGAATGAAAAAGGTGAAAAAGGCCAGGCGCGCGGCGAAAACTTGCAGGAACTGGTCAACGCCTGCCGGGTGTTTGATACTGATGAAAGCGAAGAACTCAGCCCGCTGCAACAATTCCTCGACACCGCCGCGCTGGACGCCGGTGAAACCCAGGCTGATGAATTTGAAGATGCCGTGCAGCTAATGACCTTGCACTCGGCGAAAGGCCTGGAATTTCCGCTGGTATTTCTCGCCGGTGTGGAAGAAGGTTTGTTCCCGCATCGCATGTCCGCCGATGACCCGGACCGCCTCGAAGAAGAACGTCGTCTGTGTTACGTGGGCATTACTCGCGCCATGGAAAAGTTATACATCTCCTACGCTGAAACCCGCCGCCTCTACGGCAACGAAACCTTCAACGCGGTATCGCGTTTTGTAAAAGAAATTCCCGAAGGTTGTATCCAGGAAGTGCGGTTAAAAACCGCCGTAAGCCGCCCGGTCAGTTTTCAACGCGGCACCACCACGCGCCTGAACTCCAAAGCCAGCATGAGCGACACCGGCGAAGGCACCGGCTTGCAACTCGGTCAGCGGGTGAAACACGCCCTGTTTGGCGAAGGCATTATCGTCCACTTCGAAGGCAACGGCCCCACCGCCCGCGTACAAATCAACTTCGACGGCGAAGGCAGCAAATGGCTGATGGTGCAGTACGCGAAATTGGAAGTGCTGTAA
- a CDS encoding OmpA family protein, with protein sequence MSPSRFLRLPAILLAGCLIALPAMAKNTATSLFNAYPDASLKRSSLIQYENFTFPATGDQPSLAVVGDLSRHSWEIKSVSSLKVYENYRKAAETAGFKVVFSCEQDNCQEPDSVGGKLAIAESVYNHYRSPYYLLTQKEEAQGKVYAAWFIGSYNDSVAVQQVVVSEVALQNDLINMNSDYFKEGSAAQRPQETANAKELEKDHPLIARYPGAKLETHSLVDHERFTFLPAPKDTAQAEIATEGDLARHVYKIANTSSLKAFENYQQALKTADFTILSSCALAQCGSESEVRALGARASLNNNAYNYYRNPYYLLAKKDIAGSEVFISVFVGAYQSDALVQQNIVRTKALETDLVTINADTLKQQLDADGKALIYGIYFDTGKADIKEESLETLKVIGELLSKNPDLLLYVVGHTDDTGSGSLNQTLSKNRAAAVVKALVDDQKIAASRLQAEGVGPYAPVSNNTTEAGKKLNRRVELVKRLQ encoded by the coding sequence ATGTCACCTTCCCGATTTCTTCGTCTGCCTGCCATTCTGCTTGCCGGTTGCCTGATTGCGCTGCCGGCAATGGCCAAAAACACCGCGACCTCATTATTTAACGCCTACCCGGATGCGTCATTAAAGCGCTCCAGCCTGATTCAATACGAAAATTTTACTTTTCCTGCAACGGGTGATCAGCCATCGCTGGCGGTGGTGGGCGATTTGAGCCGGCACTCCTGGGAAATCAAATCGGTATCGTCGTTGAAGGTGTATGAAAATTATCGCAAGGCCGCAGAAACGGCAGGTTTTAAGGTGGTGTTTTCCTGCGAACAAGACAACTGCCAGGAACCGGATAGCGTCGGCGGAAAGCTGGCTATTGCCGAAAGCGTGTATAACCATTATCGCAGCCCCTATTATTTGCTAACGCAAAAAGAAGAAGCCCAGGGAAAAGTCTACGCAGCCTGGTTTATTGGCAGTTATAACGACTCGGTGGCGGTGCAGCAGGTAGTGGTTAGCGAAGTGGCATTGCAAAACGATTTGATAAACATGAATAGCGATTATTTTAAAGAAGGCAGCGCAGCACAACGCCCGCAAGAAACCGCTAACGCAAAAGAACTGGAAAAAGATCATCCGTTAATTGCCCGCTACCCTGGCGCAAAACTCGAAACGCACAGCCTTGTGGATCACGAACGCTTCACTTTTTTGCCCGCGCCAAAAGACACAGCACAAGCAGAAATTGCCACCGAAGGCGATTTGGCAAGACACGTTTATAAAATTGCCAATACCTCATCGCTCAAAGCGTTTGAGAATTATCAGCAAGCCCTGAAAACGGCCGACTTCACTATTCTTTCTTCCTGCGCACTGGCACAGTGCGGTAGCGAGTCCGAGGTTCGGGCACTGGGTGCCAGGGCTTCTTTGAATAACAATGCGTACAACTACTACCGCAACCCTTATTATCTGCTGGCGAAAAAAGACATTGCCGGTAGTGAGGTTTTTATTTCGGTGTTTGTGGGTGCTTATCAAAGCGATGCACTGGTACAACAAAATATTGTGCGCACCAAAGCCTTGGAAACTGATCTGGTAACGATCAACGCCGACACCCTGAAACAACAATTGGATGCCGATGGCAAGGCGCTGATTTACGGCATTTATTTCGATACCGGCAAAGCGGATATTAAAGAAGAGTCGCTGGAAACCCTGAAAGTAATTGGCGAACTGCTGAGCAAAAATCCGGATTTATTATTGTATGTGGTTGGCCATACCGATGACACCGGCTCCGGTTCCTTAAACCAGACGCTGTCAAAAAACCGCGCCGCGGCGGTAGTCAAAGCTCTGGTGGATGATCAAAAAATTGCCGCATCACGCTTGCAAGCCGAAGGCGTTGGCCCTTATGCCCCGGTGTCCAACAACACCACCGAAGCCGGAAAAAAACTCAACCGCCGCGTGGAGCTGGTGAAGCGTTTGCAATAA
- a CDS encoding TspO/MBR family protein, which yields MSSLTKAQRITGLVGWLLICFITAAIGAAASVQAENFYGQLVQPGWAPPSWVFGPVWSVLYAVMGFAAWLVWRVGGFAFARTALTLFLVQLVLNALWSWLFFGWHLGALAFIDIIALWLLILATLIAFWRIKPLAGMLLIPYLLWVSFATALNYSVWQLNPLILG from the coding sequence ATGAGTTCATTAACCAAAGCGCAACGCATTACCGGTCTGGTCGGTTGGCTGTTGATCTGCTTTATTACCGCTGCCATTGGTGCAGCGGCTTCTGTTCAGGCAGAAAATTTTTACGGTCAATTGGTGCAGCCAGGTTGGGCACCGCCGTCGTGGGTTTTCGGGCCAGTGTGGTCGGTGCTTTATGCCGTTATGGGTTTTGCTGCCTGGCTGGTGTGGCGCGTGGGCGGCTTTGCGTTTGCGCGCACCGCGCTTACGCTGTTTCTCGTGCAGCTGGTGCTGAATGCGTTGTGGAGCTGGTTGTTTTTCGGTTGGCACCTGGGCGCGCTGGCATTTATAGATATCATTGCGCTGTGGCTGCTTATTCTCGCCACGCTGATTGCCTTTTGGCGAATTAAACCGCTGGCCGGCATGCTGCTCATTCCTTATTTATTGTGGGTCAGTTTCGCGACCGCGTTGAATTATTCGGTTTGGCAATTGAACCCGTTGATACTGGGTTAA